A genome region from Hydrogenoanaerobacterium saccharovorans includes the following:
- a CDS encoding major capsid protein — protein MPNEFSIYEPRTMGKVVSRMPAVRTFFRTTFFKNVETFQTKSVDVDFKKGNRALAPFVHRKIGGKTIPNSGYQTKTYTPPLVAPNKITTVDDLLARLPGENIFSGKSPAERAVEKLANDFAELNEMIVRREEWMAAQAIFTGTIPIVGDGINEVIDFSFTNNETIKDTAKKWSASTSDPIADIKRWRKKVQKTGFVNCNVCIMADDVATAFINHEKVQKLLDTKGYDLAAIKPRELPNGVTYIGTLHAEGVDIYTYNEWYLDDWTDPENMSEQPIVPDGTVTLLSTGADYSMYYGAVTLLDEKTQNFITVEGAKVPDSWIERNPSRRFLQLNSNPLPVPHEVDSWYTAKVL, from the coding sequence ATGCCAAACGAATTTAGCATTTATGAACCCCGCACAATGGGTAAAGTAGTATCCCGTATGCCGGCAGTAAGAACCTTTTTTAGAACAACGTTTTTTAAAAATGTAGAAACATTCCAAACCAAAAGCGTTGATGTTGATTTTAAAAAGGGCAACCGCGCACTTGCGCCGTTTGTACATCGCAAAATTGGAGGAAAAACAATCCCCAATAGTGGCTATCAGACCAAAACATACACCCCGCCGCTGGTTGCGCCAAACAAAATTACTACGGTAGATGACCTGTTGGCAAGACTACCCGGTGAAAACATTTTTAGCGGTAAAAGCCCTGCGGAAAGAGCTGTTGAAAAACTGGCAAACGATTTTGCAGAGCTAAATGAAATGATTGTACGCCGCGAAGAATGGATGGCGGCACAGGCGATTTTTACTGGAACCATTCCTATTGTAGGCGACGGAATCAATGAAGTGATTGACTTTTCGTTTACCAATAATGAAACAATCAAAGACACCGCTAAAAAGTGGAGCGCGTCAACTTCCGACCCAATTGCGGATATAAAGCGTTGGCGCAAAAAAGTGCAAAAAACCGGCTTTGTAAATTGCAATGTCTGTATTATGGCGGATGACGTTGCAACCGCTTTTATTAACCATGAAAAGGTGCAAAAGCTTCTTGATACAAAGGGCTATGACCTTGCCGCCATTAAGCCACGCGAACTGCCAAACGGTGTAACTTATATTGGCACGCTACACGCGGAGGGTGTTGATATTTATACTTATAATGAGTGGTATTTGGATGATTGGACAGACCCGGAAAATATGAGCGAACAGCCCATTGTGCCGGACGGAACGGTAACATTGCTTTCTACCGGAGCTGATTATTCTATGTATTACGGTGCAGTCACCCTGCTTGATGAGAAGACGCAGAATTTTATCACTGTTGAGGGTGCAAAAGTACCGGACTCTTGGATTGAGCGCAACCCATCCCGCCGTTTTCTCCAACTGAACAGCAACCCACTTCCTGTGCCACATGAAGTGGATAGCTGGTATACCGCAAAGGTGCTGTAA
- a CDS encoding phage tail protein, which yields MIKITNEQIERVSLILGNIPNGTEKALSNIISRGNATTKTEVVKQITSVYAITQKSLRAETTINMRTRKEESGIVGTVTFSGYKLPLYRFNVSPTMPVKTKDYVPVKTETGWRMYRKSAPVKAAVKKSNTQTLFQDAFVATMMNGHTGIFERKGRHKITEHMGLSTAQMARNSVVLEQVEQVVQETVNKRIEHEITRILNGYV from the coding sequence ATGATTAAAATAACAAATGAACAGATTGAGCGGGTAAGCCTTATTTTGGGGAACATACCAAACGGCACAGAAAAAGCACTTTCAAATATTATCAGCCGAGGAAACGCTACCACAAAAACAGAAGTAGTTAAGCAGATAACAAGCGTTTATGCAATTACACAAAAGAGCCTTCGAGCAGAAACAACGATAAATATGCGAACGCGCAAGGAGGAAAGTGGAATTGTGGGAACAGTCACTTTTTCAGGGTATAAATTACCTCTTTACCGATTCAATGTTTCGCCAACTATGCCGGTGAAAACAAAAGATTATGTTCCGGTAAAGACAGAAACTGGATGGAGAATGTACCGAAAAAGTGCGCCCGTAAAAGCAGCTGTTAAAAAATCGAACACACAGACTCTATTCCAAGATGCATTTGTTGCCACGATGATGAATGGTCATACCGGAATATTTGAACGAAAAGGAAGACACAAAATTACCGAACATATGGGTCTATCTACTGCCCAGATGGCAAGAAACAGCGTCGTGCTGGAACAAGTGGAACAGGTAGTGCAAGAAACTGTAAACAAGCGTATTGAACATGAAATAACCCGTATTCTAAATGGCTATGTATAA
- a CDS encoding phage tail sheath family protein — protein MAYFHGVKARQVGSSVSTPVTAASGIVFVVGTAPVHMVSGKVNVPILGSNYSEAVAALGYSNDWSKYSLCEVMYSHYKLYGVAPVVFVNVLDPAKHKKTVAASDVDLTEKKAYLPLEAMKDTVVVKSEAESGTTYQAGTDYDLFYDGEKLVLELLDGGKVPETAKKLNIAYSAVDPSMVTDADIIGGFHVETKQTTGFELIDKVFPIYGVVPDILLCPGWSHKAEVAAVMSSKAQNINGVFEGKALIDVDTTTVTHYSDAPAWKKKNNINSRIQILCYPMCKMGGKVFHLSTQAAGLMATVDANNDNCPAESPSNKPLKIDSTVLKDGTETALDLQQANFLNSNGIVTALNFIGGFVLWGNETACFPSSTDVKDYFVPVSRMFGWMANQIILTYWSKIDGKLNRRLIDSIVDSFNIWLNGLTSEEKLLGGRIEFKEEENSTTALMAGKAVFHIYMTPPSPSRELEFVLEYDADYVSAALA, from the coding sequence ATGGCATATTTTCACGGCGTAAAAGCACGCCAAGTCGGTTCATCGGTATCCACTCCGGTTACAGCAGCAAGCGGCATTGTGTTTGTCGTAGGTACTGCACCCGTTCACATGGTTTCTGGAAAAGTGAATGTTCCTATACTTGGCAGCAATTATAGTGAAGCAGTTGCCGCACTGGGATACAGCAACGATTGGAGCAAATACAGCCTTTGTGAAGTAATGTATTCGCATTACAAGTTGTATGGAGTTGCACCGGTTGTGTTTGTGAACGTCCTTGACCCTGCAAAGCACAAAAAGACAGTGGCGGCATCCGATGTTGATTTGACTGAGAAAAAAGCATACCTTCCGCTTGAAGCGATGAAAGATACGGTTGTTGTAAAAAGTGAAGCAGAAAGCGGAACAACTTACCAAGCAGGAACAGACTACGACTTGTTTTACGATGGCGAAAAACTTGTGTTGGAATTGTTGGACGGGGGAAAAGTACCCGAAACGGCGAAGAAGCTAAACATTGCATACAGCGCGGTAGACCCATCTATGGTCACGGATGCGGATATAATTGGTGGCTTCCATGTTGAAACGAAGCAAACGACAGGATTTGAACTCATTGATAAAGTTTTTCCAATATACGGTGTAGTACCAGACATTTTACTCTGTCCTGGTTGGTCGCATAAAGCAGAAGTTGCTGCCGTCATGAGCAGCAAAGCACAAAATATCAACGGTGTTTTTGAGGGGAAAGCCCTTATTGATGTTGATACAACCACCGTAACACATTATTCTGACGCACCGGCATGGAAAAAGAAAAACAATATCAATTCGAGAATACAAATTCTCTGTTACCCCATGTGTAAGATGGGTGGCAAGGTGTTCCATCTTTCAACGCAGGCGGCAGGGCTTATGGCAACGGTAGATGCCAATAATGACAATTGCCCAGCAGAAAGTCCATCAAACAAGCCGCTTAAAATAGACAGCACTGTTTTAAAGGATGGAACGGAAACTGCCCTTGATTTACAGCAAGCTAATTTCTTAAACTCCAACGGAATTGTTACTGCTTTAAATTTTATAGGTGGGTTTGTTCTTTGGGGCAACGAAACAGCATGCTTCCCCTCCAGTACAGACGTAAAGGACTACTTTGTCCCTGTTTCGCGCATGTTTGGCTGGATGGCAAATCAAATAATATTAACCTATTGGTCAAAGATAGATGGCAAACTAAACCGACGTTTGATTGATTCTATTGTTGACAGTTTTAATATTTGGCTCAACGGGCTTACATCAGAGGAAAAGTTATTGGGTGGCAGAATTGAATTTAAAGAAGAAGAAAACAGCACAACCGCACTGATGGCGGGAAAGGCTGTTTTTCATATTTATATGACTCCACCCAGCCCGTCAAGAGAGCTTGAATTTGTGTTGGAATATGACGCGGACTATGTATCCGCGGCATTGGCGTAA
- a CDS encoding phage major tail tube protein, with translation MKVDNGTVNFAVYEDSTEYYGMAEVTLPEINTIAEEVKGAGISGAFNGAFVGHIEAMTLALNFRSVTKDAIKLAEPRNHQIDLRAAQQQWDNTAGKFVQQAVKHVLMATPTKFAPGKLSPASPADASGEFAVTYYATFINGEKVLEIDILNFIYFVNGTDYLADVRKALGK, from the coding sequence ATGAAAGTGGATAACGGAACCGTAAACTTTGCCGTGTATGAAGATAGCACCGAATATTATGGGATGGCAGAAGTGACCTTACCGGAAATTAACACAATCGCAGAAGAGGTAAAAGGCGCAGGAATTTCGGGTGCATTTAACGGCGCTTTTGTGGGGCACATTGAGGCAATGACACTCGCGCTGAACTTTAGGTCGGTTACCAAAGATGCCATTAAACTTGCAGAACCACGCAACCACCAAATTGATTTGCGCGCCGCCCAGCAACAATGGGACAATACCGCCGGAAAGTTTGTACAACAGGCAGTAAAACATGTACTTATGGCAACCCCCACCAAGTTTGCGCCCGGCAAGCTTTCCCCTGCAAGCCCAGCGGATGCATCGGGTGAATTTGCGGTAACATACTACGCAACTTTTATTAACGGAGAAAAAGTTCTTGAAATAGATATCTTAAACTTTATCTATTTTGTAAATGGTACGGATTATTTAGCGGATGTGCGCAAAGCACTTGGAAAATAG
- a CDS encoding phage tail tape measure protein, translating into MAAGRKEYELLFKLKAALNGNFHSSFSDAISTTRQLQNTMTKINSVTKKIDGYQRQTTAVENNRKKLAELTTEHDRLQQEIRQTEQPSKALQKQYERNEKQIAATTAKIEEQQKKLNALASDLKQAGVNTQNLSASNEKLQKSYENVKKSQEELAGIIAEQEKTADTIASTKAQLAKTIGVVGAVGAAIYAGPVQSAVKFESKMADVVKVVDGLKDGTGELTQEYFQMKKEFLDLSTKIPMTGEQLTEIAAAAGQAGIAREEIIKFSEDAGKMGIAFDTTAEQAGEWMAKWRTSFGLSQEQVVELSDKINYLGNTSAANAAQISSIVMKVGPLGEVAGFANGEIAALGATLVSVGVSEDVAATGIKKVMTTMTAGAAATKRQQAVLDTMGISATDLAQRMQKDAKGAVLDFMGAIHKLPKAEQTATLKNYFGEESVSAIAPMLTKLDLLKEQFEKVGDASQYAGSMEAEYASRADTTENKIQLAKNSLTKLSVTLGETFLPYMGQAAEKVSELVTQFAGFVEKNPQAIKDFMKLAAKLVALKVGGQAANLGFLKAKQGILGVQKIIKLFCLDTSKTGSIVTKNVGGMTKSIGLLKGAFTLLSGPIGITITALAALTGGIMLYMKSQENARQDTLTFSKDLKKAAESYQEVSNKAASTQNLIDEYRQLEEKTRDVATSADEAAQAKERMKNIEELLIEQNPNVLSKYDQENGKISENLGLLEKKTQQELELAKIQLEQQQYEAEKKLPKALGEIGGITAKTKSLLEQYETEKKVRDELGEIIGDWQIFNATQHSNEEINQMFDQLTQKAEQVGKLVGKDWTFQGNGFAGIESTYINFEKKVSKSAKNITKSKEELTTVTQSVNDYYDASLKLAEIDLGGSFITVSENLSKIKSELAELQKNGQGDGTQADKLKTKIKELEPKLLTAAATIRDLNLAVKEVPDVKTINVNNAVKDIEGFIKKLNEVPTSKKIKLIVQQSSGKIPGYATGGIITKPTLATFAEKSPEAAIPIDGSQRSKAIWLHTGKLLHMQTPQTAATYAPMSNVTAPAVAVGGQTSKSIVINSTPKIYVDGNRPNDLDEKLKNYSQELLYTIENRLRKNTENERRGWYA; encoded by the coding sequence ATGGCAGCAGGGCGTAAAGAGTACGAATTATTGTTCAAACTCAAGGCTGCTTTGAACGGAAACTTTCACAGTAGTTTTTCCGACGCCATAAGCACAACAAGGCAACTGCAAAATACTATGACAAAAATAAACTCCGTCACCAAAAAAATAGACGGCTACCAAAGGCAGACAACCGCGGTAGAAAACAACCGAAAAAAGCTTGCAGAGCTTACAACCGAACACGATAGGCTGCAACAGGAAATACGCCAAACAGAACAACCGTCGAAAGCGTTACAAAAACAGTACGAGAGAAACGAAAAGCAGATTGCCGCCACCACCGCAAAAATTGAAGAACAGCAAAAAAAGCTGAATGCGCTTGCATCTGATTTAAAGCAGGCGGGAGTAAATACACAAAACTTAAGTGCATCCAATGAAAAACTACAAAAAAGCTATGAGAATGTAAAGAAAAGCCAAGAAGAATTAGCTGGAATCATTGCAGAACAAGAAAAAACAGCCGACACCATCGCTTCTACAAAAGCACAGCTTGCTAAAACAATCGGGGTTGTTGGGGCGGTTGGAGCTGCTATTTATGCCGGACCCGTTCAAAGCGCGGTAAAATTTGAATCGAAAATGGCGGATGTTGTAAAGGTAGTTGATGGGCTGAAAGACGGTACAGGGGAACTCACGCAAGAATACTTTCAAATGAAAAAAGAGTTTCTTGACCTTTCTACCAAAATACCAATGACCGGTGAGCAGCTAACCGAAATTGCAGCGGCTGCAGGGCAAGCAGGAATTGCAAGAGAGGAGATTATAAAATTTTCTGAGGATGCCGGTAAAATGGGCATTGCGTTTGACACAACGGCAGAACAAGCCGGTGAGTGGATGGCAAAATGGCGCACCTCCTTTGGGCTGTCACAAGAGCAGGTTGTAGAGCTTTCGGACAAAATAAACTATTTGGGCAACACATCGGCAGCAAACGCAGCACAAATATCTTCCATTGTAATGAAGGTAGGCCCTTTGGGGGAAGTTGCCGGATTTGCCAACGGTGAAATTGCAGCACTTGGTGCAACGCTTGTTTCTGTAGGTGTTTCGGAAGATGTAGCCGCAACGGGCATCAAAAAGGTTATGACTACCATGACCGCAGGGGCTGCGGCTACCAAACGTCAACAAGCCGTCCTTGATACAATGGGCATCTCGGCAACAGACCTAGCGCAGCGGATGCAAAAGGATGCAAAGGGCGCAGTCTTAGATTTTATGGGTGCAATTCATAAGCTGCCAAAAGCAGAACAAACAGCGACACTCAAGAATTACTTTGGTGAAGAATCGGTTAGTGCAATAGCCCCAATGCTGACAAAATTGGACTTGCTAAAAGAGCAGTTTGAAAAAGTAGGGGATGCGTCACAATACGCAGGAAGTATGGAGGCAGAATATGCCTCAAGAGCCGATACTACAGAAAACAAAATACAGCTTGCAAAAAACAGTTTAACCAAACTGAGTGTTACCCTTGGCGAAACGTTTTTACCCTATATGGGGCAAGCGGCTGAAAAGGTGTCTGAATTGGTTACCCAGTTCGCTGGATTTGTGGAAAAGAACCCGCAAGCGATAAAAGACTTTATGAAATTAGCGGCAAAGTTAGTCGCTTTAAAAGTGGGAGGGCAGGCGGCCAATTTAGGATTTTTAAAAGCAAAGCAGGGCATTTTAGGGGTTCAAAAAATTATAAAACTATTTTGTTTGGATACCAGTAAAACGGGCAGCATCGTTACAAAAAACGTTGGAGGGATGACCAAATCAATTGGGCTTCTGAAAGGGGCATTTACACTCCTTTCGGGGCCGATTGGAATAACAATTACAGCACTTGCCGCATTAACGGGCGGAATTATGCTTTATATGAAGTCGCAAGAAAATGCGCGGCAAGATACGCTTACGTTCAGCAAAGACTTAAAGAAAGCAGCTGAATCTTACCAAGAAGTAAGCAATAAAGCGGCATCTACTCAAAATTTGATAGACGAATATCGTCAGTTGGAGGAAAAAACAAGGGATGTTGCAACTTCGGCAGACGAGGCGGCGCAGGCAAAAGAACGAATGAAAAACATCGAGGAACTTCTTATTGAGCAAAACCCCAATGTCTTATCAAAGTACGACCAAGAAAACGGCAAAATATCAGAAAACCTCGGCTTGTTGGAGAAAAAAACACAGCAGGAACTGGAACTTGCCAAAATTCAATTAGAACAGCAGCAGTATGAAGCCGAAAAGAAATTACCCAAAGCTTTAGGGGAAATTGGCGGCATAACCGCAAAAACAAAAAGCTTACTAGAACAATATGAAACAGAAAAGAAAGTTCGTGATGAACTGGGTGAGATTATAGGAGATTGGCAAATTTTCAACGCTACTCAGCATAGTAACGAAGAGATAAACCAAATGTTCGACCAGTTAACTCAAAAGGCAGAACAGGTGGGGAAGTTAGTAGGGAAAGATTGGACCTTTCAAGGCAACGGATTTGCAGGAATTGAAAGTACCTATATTAATTTCGAAAAAAAGGTATCAAAATCCGCTAAAAATATTACAAAGTCAAAAGAAGAGTTAACCACAGTAACGCAGTCTGTCAATGACTACTATGATGCCAGCTTGAAATTAGCAGAGATAGATTTGGGCGGAAGTTTTATAACTGTTTCGGAGAACTTGTCAAAAATCAAATCGGAACTTGCCGAATTGCAAAAAAACGGGCAGGGGGATGGCACACAAGCCGATAAGTTAAAAACAAAGATTAAGGAGTTGGAACCAAAACTTCTAACAGCGGCCGCCACAATACGCGACTTAAACCTTGCTGTAAAAGAAGTGCCGGATGTAAAGACGATCAATGTAAACAATGCGGTAAAAGACATTGAGGGGTTTATTAAAAAGTTAAACGAAGTGCCAACCAGTAAGAAAATAAAGTTGATTGTACAACAAAGTAGTGGCAAAATTCCCGGCTATGCCACAGGCGGGATAATAACCAAGCCAACACTGGCAACCTTTGCCGAAAAATCGCCCGAAGCGGCCATACCCATTGACGGGTCTCAACGGTCAAAAGCAATTTGGCTGCACACGGGTAAACTGCTTCATATGCAAACTCCTCAAACGGCGGCTACATATGCACCAATGTCAAACGTAACCGCGCCCGCAGTTGCCGTTGGTGGGCAAACTTCAAAGTCTATCGTCATTAACAGCACCCCAAAAATATATGTCGACGGCAACCGGCCGAATGATTTAGATGAAAAACTTAAAAATTACAGCCAAGAGCTTTTATACACAATTGAAAACCGATTGCGAAAAAACACGGAGAATGAAAGGCGGGGATGGTATGCCTAG
- a CDS encoding phage tail protein: MPRTYTTVSGDMWDAVAYKAMGDEKHTDKLMKANLQYRDTVIFSAGMVLDIPNVEPSYSAALPPWKRGVL; this comes from the coding sequence ATGCCTAGAACCTATACAACAGTTTCCGGTGATATGTGGGATGCAGTAGCCTACAAAGCGATGGGTGATGAAAAGCACACAGATAAACTGATGAAAGCCAATTTACAATATCGTGATACCGTTATTTTCTCAGCGGGCATGGTGCTGGATATTCCAAATGTTGAACCAAGCTATTCAGCTGCTTTACCGCCGTGGAAAAGAGGGGTTTTATGA
- a CDS encoding phage late control D family protein produces the protein MSASSLARRVEICLEFEGVDISTDISQHLIAMTYTDNEEDKTDDLQLTLDDRDGVWLDWLNIPAQPPLPPATSSGWKIGDVVTANGRPQYSSYGNGNPGAMLNNYKGKVTYLNLKSGIPYPIHVDQKGWFAESQVKKEEAKQDTMMQSGGAKGAMLHALIVQKNWDFTGKDKMLNCGIFEVDSVDVSGPPEVVNIKGTSLPYTSTIRIEKKTKAWENIYLSAIAEEIAVKNGMKSMFESTYNPYYSRREQVQQSDIVFLRGLCKGAGISLKVTSKTIVLFDAATYEQKNAVRTIQRGSADIKSYRFGTNSNDTAYSSCKVSYTNPQTGKTIEYTYKPQNPDGTGQQLEINEKVNNREEARQLAMKRLREKNKREFTAELNLVGDLDLIAGVTVEVVGYGAFDGKYMVESATHNLAGGYTVKLKLRRVLEGY, from the coding sequence ATGAGCGCCAGCAGTTTAGCAAGGCGCGTTGAAATCTGCCTTGAATTTGAGGGGGTCGATATCAGCACAGACATAAGCCAACACCTTATTGCAATGACTTATACGGACAACGAAGAGGACAAAACGGACGACCTGCAATTGACGTTGGATGACAGAGATGGTGTTTGGCTTGACTGGCTGAATATACCGGCGCAGCCACCCCTGCCGCCCGCTACCAGCAGTGGGTGGAAGATAGGGGATGTGGTGACTGCAAACGGCAGGCCGCAGTACAGCAGCTACGGCAACGGTAACCCAGGCGCAATGCTGAACAACTATAAAGGCAAAGTAACGTACTTAAACCTTAAAAGCGGCATACCTTACCCAATCCATGTAGACCAGAAGGGATGGTTTGCAGAAAGTCAAGTAAAAAAGGAAGAGGCAAAGCAAGATACAATGATGCAAAGCGGCGGTGCAAAAGGCGCGATGTTGCATGCTCTTATTGTGCAAAAAAATTGGGATTTTACCGGAAAAGATAAAATGCTGAATTGCGGCATTTTTGAAGTTGATAGCGTGGACGTAAGTGGCCCGCCTGAGGTTGTGAATATAAAAGGGACATCGCTGCCTTACACCTCAACAATACGAATAGAAAAGAAAACCAAAGCATGGGAAAACATTTATCTTTCAGCGATTGCAGAAGAAATTGCAGTTAAAAACGGGATGAAAAGTATGTTTGAATCGACATATAACCCCTACTACAGCCGCCGCGAACAGGTGCAGCAGTCTGACATTGTTTTCTTGCGAGGGCTTTGCAAAGGTGCCGGTATATCGCTCAAGGTTACATCAAAAACCATCGTTCTTTTTGATGCGGCAACATATGAACAGAAAAATGCAGTAAGAACCATCCAACGTGGCTCAGCAGATATAAAGTCTTATCGATTCGGGACAAATTCAAATGACACTGCATACAGCAGCTGCAAGGTGAGCTATACCAACCCGCAGACCGGTAAAACCATCGAATACACCTATAAACCACAGAACCCAGATGGAACCGGACAACAACTGGAAATAAACGAAAAAGTTAACAATCGTGAGGAAGCCCGGCAACTCGCTATGAAACGATTACGCGAAAAAAACAAGCGTGAATTTACCGCAGAATTAAACCTTGTAGGCGATTTAGACCTTATTGCGGGAGTTACCGTTGAGGTAGTGGGGTATGGTGCTTTCGATGGAAAATATATGGTTGAGAGCGCAACACATAACTTGGCGGGTGGGTATACCGTAAAGTTAAAGCTGCGCCGTGTATTGGAGGGCTATTGA
- a CDS encoding phage tail protein, protein MAVIGSWSNIVFSVSRREIKTFDSLKWNFGAKYATHEVHLKDPILEFVGTDVETISFSMLFSAFLGVNPMTEINKLHNAVRKGKVSRLIIGKKTFGKNKWVITKVENQLERYDNRGNLLAAKANVTMQAYGVR, encoded by the coding sequence ATGGCAGTGATAGGGTCATGGAGTAACATTGTTTTTAGTGTATCGCGCCGAGAAATAAAAACGTTCGACAGTTTAAAATGGAATTTCGGGGCAAAATATGCCACGCACGAAGTCCATTTAAAAGACCCAATCTTGGAGTTTGTGGGAACGGATGTGGAAACTATATCTTTTTCAATGTTGTTCTCTGCGTTTTTAGGTGTAAACCCAATGACTGAAATTAACAAACTGCACAACGCGGTACGCAAAGGAAAAGTAAGCCGTCTTATTATTGGTAAAAAAACCTTTGGAAAAAACAAATGGGTCATTACCAAAGTGGAAAATCAGTTAGAGCGTTACGATAACCGCGGAAATTTGTTGGCAGCAAAAGCAAATGTAACCATGCAAGCGTATGGTGTGCGTTAG
- a CDS encoding GPW/gp25 family protein produces MTYTIKAFEPKSINLAPQTIEEEVLQNVAMIISTPQFSVPLDRGFGLAQQFLDKPYSVAQTILVSEVLDAIEKYEPRVEVKNVSFTQSEEETLAGKLIPQVEVNIIDR; encoded by the coding sequence ATGACATATACAATCAAGGCGTTTGAGCCTAAGAGCATCAACCTTGCACCGCAAACAATCGAAGAAGAGGTGTTACAAAATGTAGCCATGATTATTTCAACACCTCAGTTTTCAGTTCCGCTTGACCGTGGCTTTGGGCTGGCACAACAATTTCTTGATAAGCCTTACTCCGTAGCACAGACAATTCTTGTTTCGGAAGTTTTGGACGCAATTGAAAAATATGAGCCGCGGGTAGAGGTGAAAAATGTATCTTTTACGCAGAGTGAAGAGGAAACATTGGCAGGCAAGCTTATTCCTCAGGTGGAGGTGAATATCATTGACAGATAA
- a CDS encoding baseplate assembly protein: MTDKESGFPDINFVDTDTETLVTSLIQSYEMFTGRTLYPADPTRLFILWIADIIIQERVIINESAKQNVPRYAQGKYLDSLAEIFRDTYRLGAKSAKSTFRFYLSKALTVPQMIPQNTRVTLDGKITFETTEDLYIKAGELYGDVAATCQTVGTIGNGFVPGQITQLVDVYPYYEKVENITTSAGGAEEETDEAFYKRMRESMETFSTAGPIGAYEYHAKSASTIIADVKATSPTPGVVDVRVLLQGGKLPDTEILNEVANVLKADDVRPLTDNVKVAAPEAVPYSIDFTYYMWERGENSAEVIAEEVNAAVNKYKQWQSTKMGRDINPSYLISMVMATGVKRVDIRSPFFTTLADNAVAVAEKTIIVNGGIENE; this comes from the coding sequence TTGACAGATAAAGAAAGCGGCTTTCCAGATATCAATTTTGTTGATACGGATACGGAAACGCTTGTAACCAGCTTAATTCAATCGTATGAAATGTTTACAGGACGCACGCTGTATCCGGCAGACCCCACACGGCTTTTCATACTATGGATTGCCGACATAATCATACAAGAGCGGGTTATTATCAACGAGTCTGCAAAGCAGAATGTACCCCGCTATGCACAGGGCAAATACTTAGATTCCCTTGCAGAAATATTTAGGGATACTTACCGGCTGGGAGCAAAATCGGCAAAATCAACCTTTCGCTTTTATCTATCTAAGGCACTTACCGTGCCGCAGATGATACCACAAAACACCCGCGTAACGCTCGACGGCAAGATTACATTTGAAACAACAGAAGACCTCTATATAAAAGCGGGGGAATTGTACGGTGATGTTGCCGCAACCTGCCAGACAGTGGGGACGATCGGAAACGGTTTTGTGCCGGGGCAGATAACGCAGCTTGTTGATGTTTACCCTTACTATGAAAAGGTAGAAAATATTACAACCAGCGCAGGCGGAGCGGAGGAAGAAACCGATGAAGCTTTTTACAAACGTATGCGCGAAAGCATGGAAACTTTTTCGACTGCCGGGCCAATAGGAGCATATGAATACCATGCAAAGTCTGCTTCTACAATCATTGCCGATGTAAAAGCAACATCGCCTACCCCCGGAGTGGTGGATGTTCGCGTGTTGTTGCAGGGCGGAAAATTGCCCGACACTGAAATACTGAATGAAGTCGCCAACGTGCTCAAAGCGGATGATGTGCGACCGCTGACGGATAACGTGAAGGTTGCTGCACCCGAAGCAGTGCCGTACAGCATTGACTTTACCTATTATATGTGGGAGCGGGGGGAAAACAGCGCAGAGGTGATTGCGGAAGAAGTGAACGCCGCTGTAAATAAATATAAACAATGGCAAAGTACCAAAATGGGGCGGGATATTAACCCGTCTTATTTAATTTCTATGGTTATGGCAACGGGAGTAAAACGAGTTGATATAAGAAGCCCCTTTTTTACAACATTGGCAGACAATGCAGTTGCAGTTGCTGAAAAAACAATTATTGTAAACGGGGGTATAGAAAATGAATAA